The Candidatus Phaeomarinobacter ectocarpi genome includes a region encoding these proteins:
- a CDS encoding ion transporter, protein MTAPNDATEPPYEQGAAEARSWFDRQLLLDSWDGRGLSPLNWVILVLIILSVVLFTVETMEGLSPNTAFLLDLANDAVLLIFAIEFCLRLWCAGQTRGVTGLRNRVHYAGRFWLSVDFLAFGPELIVLIATGFMGADMAWLRAFRLARLFKLAKYFEPARVVIRVLRSTWRQLLVAAVIASLVIYSAAVIMYLFERDTMPEAFGSIPKAMWWSVVTLSTVGYGDVVPATLGGRMAAGLLILGAIGLVSLPSGIIAGAFQDELRQQRERERLEEEEEAGPKPGM, encoded by the coding sequence ATGACCGCCCCGAATGATGCAACAGAGCCACCCTATGAGCAGGGCGCAGCTGAAGCCCGCAGCTGGTTTGACCGCCAGCTGCTGCTGGATTCGTGGGATGGGCGCGGCCTGTCGCCTCTGAACTGGGTGATCCTTGTTCTGATTATTCTCAGCGTCGTGCTGTTTACTGTCGAGACCATGGAAGGTTTGTCGCCCAACACGGCCTTTCTGCTAGATCTGGCCAATGATGCCGTTCTGCTGATCTTTGCCATCGAATTCTGTCTTCGCTTGTGGTGCGCCGGACAGACCCGCGGCGTCACGGGGCTGCGCAATCGCGTCCACTATGCCGGGCGGTTCTGGCTGTCGGTCGATTTCCTGGCGTTTGGCCCTGAACTGATCGTGCTGATCGCGACCGGTTTCATGGGGGCCGATATGGCATGGTTGCGCGCCTTCCGGCTGGCGCGGCTGTTCAAGCTGGCAAAGTATTTCGAGCCCGCGCGTGTGGTTATCAGGGTTCTACGGTCAACCTGGCGTCAGCTCCTGGTGGCTGCGGTAATTGCGTCGCTGGTGATCTATTCCGCTGCCGTCATCATGTACCTGTTTGAGCGCGACACCATGCCAGAGGCGTTTGGATCCATTCCCAAGGCCATGTGGTGGAGCGTGGTGACGCTCTCGACGGTGGGCTATGGCGATGTGGTGCCGGCCACCCTTGGGGGACGCATGGCGGCAGGGTTGCTCATTCTGGGCGCCATCGGCCTTGTGAGCCTGCCATCGGGCATTATTGCCGGTGCTTTTCAGGACGAATTGCGCCAGCAGCGCGAGCGCGAACGGCTTGAGGAGGAAGAAGAAGCAGGCCCCAAACCGGGCATGTGA